A genomic segment from Saimiri boliviensis isolate mSaiBol1 chromosome 14, mSaiBol1.pri, whole genome shotgun sequence encodes:
- the CHML gene encoding rab proteins geranylgeranyltransferase component A 2 gives MADNLPTEFDVIIIGTGLPESILAAACSRSGQRVLHVDSRSYYGGNWASFSFSGLLSWLKEYQQNNDIGEESTVAWQDLIHETEEAITLRKKDETIQHTETFCYASQDVEDDVEEIGALQKNPSSGVSSTFNEVLDSACLPEENQSTYFNSDEMPAKRTQKSDREISLEVTDVEESVEKEKYCEGKTCTHTVSDKDGIKDESRSTVEDNANQPNRNRITYSKIVKEGRRFNIDLVSKLLYSQGSLIDLLIKSDVSRYVEFKNVTRILAFREGKVEQVPCSRADVFNSKELTMVEKRILMKFLTFCLEYEQHPDEYQAFRQCSFSEYLKIKKLTPNLQHFVLHSIAMTSESSCTTIDGLNATKNFLQCLGRFGNTPFLFPLYGQGEIPQCFCRMCAVFGGIYCLRHKVQCFVVDKESGRCKAIIDHFGQRINAKYFIVEDSYLSEETCLNVQYKQISRAVLITDKSILKTDSEQQTSILIVPPAEPGACAVRVTELCSSTMTCMKDTYLVHLTCSSSKTAREDLQSVVEKLFTPYADTEINKEELTKPRLLWSLYFNMRDSSGINRSSYNGLPSNVYVCSGPDCGLGNEHAVKQAETLFQEIFPSEEFCPPPPNPEDIIFDGDDKQPEVPGTNNAIITKLESSEESKNLESPEKHLQN, from the coding sequence ATGGCGGACAATCTTCCCACAGAGTTTGATGTGATTATAATAGGGACAGGTTTGCCCGAATCCATTCTTGCAGCTGCATGTTCAAGAAGTGGTCAGAGGGTTCTACATGTTGATTCAAGAAGTTACTATGGAGGAAACTGGGCTAGTTTCAGCTTCTCAGGATTGCTATCCTGGTTGAAGGAGTATCAGCAAAACAATGACATTGGAGAGGAAAGTACTGTTGCATGGCAAGACCTGATCCATGAAACAGAAGAAGCCATTACTCTTCGCAAGAAGGATGAAACTATTCAACATACAGAAACTTTTTGTTACGCCAGTCAGGATGTGGAGGACGACGTTGAAGAGATTGGTGCTCTGCAGAAGAATCCTTCCTCAGGGGTGTCTAGTACCTTCAATGAAGTTCTGGATTCTGCATGCTTGCCTGAAGAAAACCAGTCAACATACTTTAATAGCGATGAAATGCCTGCCAAACGCACTCAGAAAAGTGATAGAGAGATTTCCCTAGAAGTAACTGATGTAGAGGAATCAgtggagaaagaaaagtattGTGAAGGTAAAACTTGCACACACACAGTTTCAGATAAAGATGGAATTAAAGATGAAAGCAGATCTACAGTAGAAGACAATGCCAATCAACCAAATAGAAATAGGATTACTTACTCTAAAATAGTTAAagaaggaaggaggtttaatatTGATTTGGTATCAAAACTGCTGTATTCTCAAGGATCGCTAATTGATCTTTTAATCAAATCAGATGTTAGTCGTtatgtagaatttaaaaatgtcaCTAGGATTCTTGCATTTCGAGAAGGAAAGGTAGAACAAGTGCCTTGCTCTAGAGCAGATGTCTTTAATAGCAAGGAACTTACCATGGTTGAAAAGAGGATACTAATGAAATTTCTCACATTTTGTTTAGAGTATGAACAACATCCTGATGAATACCAAGCTTTTAGGCAGTGTTCATTTTCAgagtacttaaaaattaaaaaattgactcCCAACCTTCAGCATTTTGTACTGCACTCAATTGCAATGACATCAGAATCATCTTGCACTACAATAGATGGCCTTAATGCAACTAAAAACTTCCTTCAGTGTCTTGGACGGTTTGGCAACACTCCCTTTCTATTTCCCTTGTATGGCCAAGGAGAAATCCCCCAGTGTTTCTGTAGGATGTGTGCAGTTTTTGGTGGAATCTATTGTCTTCGTCATAAAGTACAATGCTTTGTAGTCGACAAAGAATCTGGAAGATGCAAAGCAATTATAGATCACTTTGGTCAAAGAATAAATGCTAAGTACtttattgtggaagacagttacCTTTCTGAGGAAACATGCTTAAATGTGCAGTATAAGCAGATCTCTAGGGCAGTACTCATTACAGACAAGTCTATACTAAAGACAGATTCAGAGCAGCAGACTTCCATTTTGATAGTTCCTCCAGCAGAACCAGGAGCTTGTGCTGTTCGGGTCACAGAATTATGTTCTTCAACCATGACATGCATGAAAGACACCTATCTGGTACATTTGACATGTTCATCTTCTAAAACAGCAAGAGAAGACTTACAATCAGTGGTGGAGAAATTATTCACTCCGTATGCTGATACGGAAATAAACAAGGAAGAACTTACAAAGCCAAGACTCTTGTGGtctctttattttaatatgagAGATTCCTCAGGCATTAACAGAAGCTCATATAATGGCTTACCTTCCAATGTTTATGTCTGCTCTGGGCCTGACTGTGGACTGGGAAATGAGCATGCCGTCAAGCAAGCTGAAACACTTTTCCAGGAGATCTTTCCAAGTGAAGAATTCTGCCCTCCACCTCCAAATCCAGAAGACATTATTTTTGATGGTGATGATAAGCAGCCAGAGGTTCCTGGGACTAATAATGCAATAATAACCAAACTAGAATCCTCTGAGGAAAGCAAAAACCTAGAAAGCCCAGAGAAGCACcttcaaaattag